The Miscanthus floridulus cultivar M001 chromosome 7, ASM1932011v1, whole genome shotgun sequence genome includes a region encoding these proteins:
- the LOC136466469 gene encoding uncharacterized protein translates to MLLRRLRSSSFHSLVIYIFAENLASSLKFSLQSLQKQLEIAPSSGPVSKSSNSSVYYSIQRFFRRLRAPADDAFASFPQRPRPSGTAASPHASVPSARRPPVEMPRDRDEPAAVRVYTVCDESRYLIVGNVPSLGCGDDLANLFGTYGPVEECTPMDAEDCEPYTDVFFVKFSQVNNARFAKRKLDESVFLGNRLQVTYAPQFESPLDTKEKLEARRKEVLGRIKSSAGRPEGTSQYSPAQGSSSGNHHQMNSNKREYMKTIHASHIEDPRFSHVPSDKDYFPSKSMNATVKLVREKLDKIQSGGDDSSTSAASKKPRVDNRRRI, encoded by the exons ATGCTCCTCCGCCGTCTACGTTCTTCGTCTTTTCATTCACTCGTCATATATATCTTTGCTGAAAATTTAGCTTCATCTCTAAAATTTTCGTTACAAAGTTTGCAGAAACAGCTTGAAATTGCGCCATCAAGCGGTCCGGTTTCCAAATCCTCCAACTCCTCTGTCTACTACTCCATTCAGCGCTTCTTCCGTCGTCTCCGGGCTCCGGCGGACGACGCCTTCGCCTCCTTTCCGCAAAGGCCCAGGCCCAGCGGCACAGCCGCCTCGCCCCACGCGTCCGTCCCCTCTGCGCGCCGGCCGCCGGTCGAGATGCCTCGCGACCGCGACGAGCCAGCCGCCGTGCGCGTCTACACCGTCTGCGACGAGTCCAG GTACTTGATCGTGGGCAACGTGCCTTCACTCGGATGCGGCGACGACCTCGCCAATCTCTTCGGGACGTACGGCCCCGTGGAGGA GTGCACGCCCATGGATGCAGAGGACTGTGAACCCTACACCGACGTCTTCTTCGTCAAGTTCTCCCAGGTCAACAACGCCAG GTTTGCAAAGAGGAAGCTTGACGAGTCTGTATTTCTTGGCAACCGCCTGCAGGTGACCTACgcccctcaatttgagagtcctcTAGACACTAAGGAGAAACTGGAAGCTAGGAGAAAAGAAGTCCTTGGCCGAATAAAAT CATCTGCTGGCAGACCTGAAGGGACATCTCAGTATTCTCCAGCTCAGGGATCATCTAGTGGGAATCACCACCAGATGAACTCTAATAAGAG GGAATATATGAAGACAATTCATGCTTCTCATATTGAAGATCCTCGTTTCAGTCATGTGCCCTCAGATAAG GATTATTTTCCATCCAAGTCGATGAACGCTACTGTAAAGCTAGTCAGAGAGAAGCTTGATAAG ATACAATCTGGTGGTGATGATTCCAGTACTTCAGCAGCATCCAAGAAACCAAGGGTTGATAACCGCAGGCGAATTTGA